Proteins from one Hoplias malabaricus isolate fHopMal1 chromosome 2, fHopMal1.hap1, whole genome shotgun sequence genomic window:
- the LOC136677000 gene encoding uncharacterized protein, which translates to MVHWLRKELHYFIGYEITIEESPGSHGSLRRPAALALCRFLDTASGRQKVKLLDKSVLELGAGSGLVSIVATLLGGSVTATEVPEVLVNLRCNLNQNTTGHRRHEPQVAALSWGHELEQTFPRSEYHYDYVLAADVVYNHDFLDELLVTMHHFCQSGTTLIWANEIHYPSDLGFTENFKKNFHTSLLANVDDVHIYSATAKQFGKQVFVSTEDSKFSKTLFKDYDDQIHKVKKHIDGRITADKEITPKSVQRNEDPNKHHQCALKFEELTQDTEKKNDKDDIGRKDGHYMETHKSIKNHERVHAEFKEETTDEDEGYEEETTDQLNTSWLQSRTKVKDVIGNPRRTQSINMDRKLCEEKHCFLGHEIRIIDSLEPYGPTVRPAALALCKFLESSPPQISLKSKAVLELGAGTGLVSTVASLLGAWVTATDKAAVLDILSTNISRNTRGLSKHKPQVEALSWSENLSQTFPRSTYHYDVVLAADVVYQHNLLDELLSTMRHFCQPGTILIWANKVRTQTEINFRERFKRTFSTTLLTEMEEVEIYRAKTYRQRWSY; encoded by the exons ATGGTACACTGGTTGAGAAAAGAGCTTCACTACTTTATAGGTTATGAAATCACTATTGAAGAATCTCCTGGTTCTCATGGGAGTTTGAGAAGGCCAGCG GCCCTGGCCCTTTGCAGATTTCTTGATACCGCATCTGGTCGTCAGAAGGTGAAGCTTCTTGATAAGTCAGTTCTGGAGCTTGGAGCAGGCAGTGGCCTTGTTTCAATTGTTGCAACTTTACTGG GTGGCAGTGTAACAGCTACAGAGGTGCCAGAAGTTCTGGTTAACCTGAGATGTAACCTGAACCAGAATACGACAGGTCATCGACGGCATGAGCCTCAAGTGGCTGCACTGTCCTGGGGTCATGAACTTGAGCAAACTTTCCCACGCTCAGAGTACCATTACGACTATGTATTGGCAGCTGATGTAGTCTACAATCATGACTTCCTGGATGAGCTCCTGGTTACCATGCATCATTTCTGCCAATCAGGCACAACCTTAATCTGGGCCAATGAGATCCATTACCCATCAGATTTGGGCTTCACTGAGAACTTCAAGAAGAACTTCCACACCTCACTGTTGGCAAATGTGGATGATGTACATATATACTCAGCTACTGCCAAACAATTTGGAAAACAAGTTTTTGTCTCTACAGAAGACAGCAAGTTTAGTAAGACCCTGTTTAAAGACTATGATGACCAAATtcataaagtaaaaaaacacattgatgGTCGTATCACAGCAGACAAAGAAATCACCCCAAAATCTGTACAAAGAAACGAAGACCCAAACAAGCACCATCAGTGTGCACTTAAATTTGAGGAACTGACACAAgacactgaaaagaaaaatgacaaAGATGACATTGGAAGAAAGGACGGACATTATATGGAAACTCATAAAAGCATCAAAAATCATGAGAGAGTCCATGCTGAGTTTAAGGAAGAAACAACAGATGAAGACGAAGGATATGAAGAAGAGACAACAGACCAACTCAACACTTCTTGGTTACAGTCCAGGACCAAAGTAAAGGATGTTATTG GCAACCCAAGGAGGACGCAGTCAATAAACATGGACAGGAAGCTTTGCGAAGAGAAACACTGCTTTCTGGGACATGAAATAAGAATTATAGACAGTCTTGAGCCCTATGGACCAACTGTCCGTCCAGCA GCCTTGGCTCTCTGTAAATTCCTGGAGTCCAGTCCACCGCAGATCAGTTTAAAAAGCAAAGCTGTGTTGGAGCTTGGGGCTGGTACTGGCTTGGTGTCGACTGTGGCCAGTCTCTTAG GGGCCTGGGTGACTGCGACAGATAAAGCAGCTGTGCTGGACATACTGTCCACTAATATTTCCCGCAACACCAGAGGCCTCAGCAAACACAAACCACAAGTGGAAGCTTTGTCTTGGAGTGAGAACCTTTCACAGACCTTCCCACGGTCAACTTACCACTACGATGTTGTTCTGGCTGCAGATGTGGTCTATCAGCACAACCTGCTGGATGAGCTGCTGTCCACCATGCGCCATTTCTGCCAGCCGGGCACCATATTGATCTGGGCCAACAAAGTGAGAACTCAGACAGAAATTAACTTTCGTGAACGTTTCAAAAGAACCTTTAGCACCACGTTGCTGACAGagatggaggaggtggagatCTATAGGGCAAAGACTTACAGACAGCGATGGTCTTATTGA
- the LOC136676995 gene encoding protein-lysine methyltransferase METTL21C-like produces MSITLSGGLDQDFLETSAQLASLKAWKPNMYYIPNREIHYYLGHKITIEESIDSYGAMIWPAAVALCKFLETPEGQQQINLLDKSVLEIGAGTGLLSIVATLLGAKLTATDLPEILSNLTCNLNRNTRQVHRHEPQVMALSWGHELEETFPHSTYHYDYVLAADVVYHHGFLTELLVTMRHFSQPGTTLIWANKIRYPSDLIFAENFEKAFHATLIAELDEVRIYKATYKSPGESKAVNRTIKEKGVEDKGKEDEEEDEKNKACENCKNDMMMEKKKEEHNHREHQGDSEHQTLAGAAIQGAIKISHGNM; encoded by the exons ATGTCTATAACTCTCAGTGGAGGGTTAGATCAAG ATTTCTTGGAGACAAGTGCACAGTTGGCTTCTCTAAAGGCTTGGAAACCCAACATGTACTACATCCCTAACAGAGAGATTCACTACTACTTGGGTCACAAAATTACTATTGAAGAATCCATCGACTCTTATGGTGCCATGATATGGCCAGCG GCTGTTGCTCTTTGTAAATTCTTGGAAACTCCAGAAGGCCAGCAGCAAATTAATCTGCTGGATAAATCTGTTCTGGAGATTGGAGCAGGCACAGGTCTACTGTCAATTGTGGCTACTTTGCTTG GTGCGAAGTTAACAGCCACCGATCTGCCAGAAATTTTGAGTAATCTGACATGCAATCTGAATCGGAACACCAGGCAGGTCCACAGACATGAGCCTCAAGTAATGGCACTATCCTGGGGTCACGAGTTAGAAGAAACCTTTCCACATTCCACCTATCATTATGATTATGTACTGGCTGCGGATGTGGTCTACCATCATGGCTTCTTAACTGAGCTTCTGGTCACCATGCGTCATTTCTCTCAGCCTGGAACAACTCTCATCTGGGCCAATAAGATACGCTACCCGTCTGATCTGATCTTCGCTGAGAACTTTGAGAAAGCCTTCCATGCTACACTGATAGCAGAACTGGATGAGGTGAGGATTTACAAGGCTACATATAAGTCTCCAGGGGAAAGTAAGGCTGTAAATAGGACAATAAAGGAAAAGGGAGTGGAAGACAAAGggaaggaggatgaggaggaagatgaaAAGAATAAAGCTTGTGAGAATTGTAAAAATGATATGATGATGGAGAAGAAAAAGGAAGAACATAATCATAGAGAACATCAAGGCGACAGTGAACACCAAACTTTAGCAGGTGCTGCAATACAAGGTGCTATTAAGATAAGTCATGGCAATATGTAG
- the mettl21e gene encoding methyltransferase like 21e, whose product MKRHFRPSLIKTEAWEGYTFADLEIKIKESTDCYGAVLWPSAMVLCHFLDTHREQYNLMDKDVIEIGAGTGLVSIVCSLLGAKVTSTDLPNILGNLQYNINRNTRGRCRYEPQVTELSWGQQLEECFPRASCHYHYIMAADVVYAHPFLSELMETFEHLCSEDTVILWAMRFRLDPENRFVERFQTHFHLEELYDLPSLSIKLFRAQKKTFTN is encoded by the exons ATGAAGAGGCATTTCCGCCCATCCCTGATCAAGACTGAGGCGTGGGAGGGATACACCTTTGCTGACTTGGAGATTAAAATTAAAGAGTCCACTGACTGCTATGGAGCTGTGCTGTGGCCTTCA GCCATGGTTTTGTGTCATTTTCTTGACACTCATCGTGAACAGTACAACCTCATGGACAAAGACGTCATCGAGATTGGAGCAGGAACTGGCCTTGTGAGTATAGTATGCAGTCTTCTAG GTGCAAAGGTGACATCCACGGACCTCCCCAATATTCTTGGTAATCTACAATACAACATTAACCGTAACACGAGGGGGCGCTGTCGCTATGAGCCCCAGGTGACAGAGCTCAGCTGGGGGCAACAGCTGGAAGAGTGCTTCCCACGAGCGTCCTGCCACTACCATTACATCATGGCAGCTGATGTGGTGTACGCTCACCCCTTCCTCAGTGAGTTGATGGAGACATTTGAACACCTGTGCTCAGAGGACACCGTGATCCTGTGGGCGATGAGGTTCAGACTGGATCCTGAGAACAGATTTGTAGAAAGATTTCAAACCCACTTTCACTTGGAAGAGCTCTATGACCTGCCCAGCCTGAGTATTAAGTTGTTTAGAGCccagaaaaaaactttcacaAACTGA
- the LOC136676987 gene encoding uncharacterized protein, which produces MERVDEKEEEKDNRDDGCQKTWQPSFYIKVDKEIYYYAGHEISIWQSLDSYGAIIWPAALALCEYLDMNRETVNLLDKAVLELGAGTGLVSIVASLLGAWVTASDLPEVLGNLRSNLSRNTRGRCRYTPQVAEIFWDHELKEIFPRSVYRYDYILAADVVYHHDFLSELLATMRHFCQPGTTLIWSNKVRFESDLVFLKKFKAAFNTTLLADTGEVQIYSATTKESEEVRNFVLIPLENAEEKGDEKEEEEEVQGNTEEFYSGDSSNGKKQDQNSTDSVSKSIVDVEEFNEDVWVKDKEVSSSKNEEQEQYEELELDKSASVEGNPVTEKQKNDQEETKEEERVTNEKSCQLKSKESEDVGSALASEMEKSDSQNSETNAHILIQRSWAPRVYYKLDKEIHYFMGHKITIQESIDSYGGVIWPAAVALCKFLETPVGREHINLFDKETLELGAGTGLLSVVATLLGAKVTATDLPELLGNLKCNLNRNTRGHWRYEPQVAVLSWGHELEQTFPHSEHHYDYVLAADVVYHHDFLDQLLDTMYYLCQPGTNLIWANKVRYKSDLIFTENFKKAFHTTLITELDEVRIYLATHREPGLEEREKRNVQINEKEDLKNQDYKEGSESQRIQRDGQSPSEDTQHEKVYSSSIKEDKELDTKEKQSEEAGLQKERDEEHKAQKKEDKENTEGMDYEESIKDCSGSESISSAQTVEQSSQYNYITNDIAFTATPNFNI; this is translated from the exons ATGGAAAGAGTGgatgaaaaagaagaagaaaaagataaCAGAGATG ACGGATGTCAGAAAACCTGGCAACCAAGTTTCTACATCAAAGTTGACAAAGAGATTTACTACTATGCTGGTCATGAAATCAGTATCTGGCAGTCTCTGGACTCCTATGGCGCCATCATATGGCCAGCG GCATTGGCTCTCTGTGAATATCTGGACATGAACCGAGAGACAGTTAATCTTCTGGACAAAGCAGTGTTAGAACTTGGAGCAGGCACTGGTCTAGTATCCATTGTGGCCAGCCTTTTGG GAGCTTGGGTAACAGCCAGTGACCTTCCTGAAGTCCTAGGGAACCTGAGAAGCAATTTGTCCAGAAACACAAGGGGCCGCTGCAGATATACACCACAAGTGGCAGAGATTTTCTGGGACCATGAACTGAAAGAAATCTTTCCTCGCTCAGTTTATCGATATGACTACATTTTGGCAGCTGACGTGGTGTACCATCACGACTTCTTATCAGAGCTGTTGGCTACCATGCGCCACTTCTGCCAACCAGGCACAACCCTAATCTGGTCCAATAAAGTTCGCTTTGAATCAGATCTGGTATTTCTGAAGAAATTCAAGGCAGCATTCAATACCACATTACTTGCTGACACTGGGGAGGTTCAAATTTACTCAGCCACTACAAAAGAGTCTGAGGAGGTGAGGAACTTTGTGTTGATACCTTTGGAAAATGCAGAGGAGAAGGGAgatgagaaggaggaggaggaggaagtgcAAGGGAATACTGAAGAATTTTACTCGGGGGATTCATCCAATGGAAAGAAACAAGATCAAAATTCAACAGATTCTGTATCAAAAAGCATTGTAGATGTAGAGGAGTTCAATGAAGATGTATGGGTGAAGGATAAGGAAGTATCTTCAAGCAAAAATGAAGAACAGGAACAATACGAAGAGCTGGAATTAGATAAAAGTGCATCTGTTGAAGGGAATCCAGTAACtgagaaacaaaaaaatgacCAAGAGGAAAcaaaggaggaagagagagttaCAAATGAAAAAAGCTGTCAACTTAAATCAAAGGAAAGTGAAGATGTGGGGTCTGCCCTTGCATCAGAAATGGAGAAGTCTG aTTCTCAGAACTCAGAGACCAACGCACATATCCTCATCCAAAGATCCTGGGCCCCAAGGGTCTACTATAAACTAGACAAGGAAATTCATTACTTTATGGGCCACAAAATCACTATTCAAGAATCAATTGACTCCTATGGTGGCGTGATATGGCCAGCA gcAGTGGCATTGTGCAAATTCCTTGAAACACCAGTAGGTCGTGAACACATCAATCTTTTTGACAAAGAAACTCTAGAACTTGGTGCAGGCACTGGTCTGCTGTCTGTAGTGGCTACATTGTTGG GTGCCAAAGTAACAGCTACAGATCTCCCAGAACTCTTGGGCAATCTAAAATGTAACCTTAATCGCAATACAAGGGGTCACTGGAGGTATGAACCTCAAGTGGCTGTGCTGTCCTGGGGTCATGAACTTGAACAAACTTTCCCCCACTCAGAGCACCATTACGACTATGTATTAGCAGCTGATGTGGTCTACCATCACGATTTCCTGGACCAGCTGTTGGACACCATGTACTATCTCTGTCAGCCAGGCACCAATTTGATCTGGGCTAACAAGGTTCGTTATAAGTCTGATTTGATCTTCACTGAGAACTTTAAGAAAGCCTTCCATACTACACTGATAACAGAGCTCGATGAAGTAAGGATTTACTTGGCAACCCACAGAGAACCAGGTTTggaagagagggaaaagagaaatgTGCAAATAAATGAGAAGGAAGACCTGAAGAATCAAGATTACAAAGAAGGGAGTGAGAGCCAAAGGATTCAAAGAGATGGACAGAGTCCTTCAGAGGACACACAACATGAAAAGGTCTACAGCAGTTCTATCAAGGAGGATAAAGAATTGGAcacaaaagagaaacaaagtgaAGAGGCTGGGttacagaaagagagggatgaggagCATAAAGCTCAGAAAAAGGAGGATAAAGAGAATACAGAGGGAATGGACTATGAAGAATCAATTAAGGATTGTAGTGGATCTGAATCAATTTCCAGTGCTCAAACTGTGGAACAATCAAGTCAGTACAATTACATTACAAATGACATTGCTTTCACTGCAACTCCAAATTTTAACATTTAG